The Venturia canescens isolate UGA chromosome 7, ASM1945775v1, whole genome shotgun sequence genome segment CGTTCCTGGaacgagaaaataatattCGGTCAAGCGACGAATCacgaattttcgaataaaaattacgAAGACTATGAGAGAACGAGCGTTTTACCTGAGCGCGGCTTGAGCAAGTACGACAATTCTTCCTGACTGGAAACTTGTTGAAATTCCTCGCCGCATGCACCCCGCAAAACCGCAACGACTTCGGCACGGGGATTGTAAAAGTAGAGAGCTTGCTTTCGGTTGTTGAACTCGTTTATCAGCGCAGCCATTccctgaaaaatatttcaagtttTCTCAGGCTCATGCACATTCTGAATCTCCTTTTTGTCAAATCATCCCCCACAATCTAGTTTTTTAAAGTAACACGAATATTTTCTCAAGCTTTGTAAATTTTGTGCGAGGAATAGCAATTTCTGAATTAACATTAAAacatacgacgctgaagtttccaacgttcgagttcaacgaaatgaacgaaaaaaaacatttgtaattcaccaattttttatttcacgagtcgttggtgcagcttgaaaaactgcgaatcgcaaatttggcagggaacaaaataggagaattactggaattattggagagtttttttcgatcatttcgttggactccaacgttggaaacttcagcatcattaAAACATGATCTTCATGAAAATTACTTTCGCCGCCGTGAAATCAGCGCCCAGAACATATCGACAATCAACGACAACCGGCAATTGACTAGAACCCTCTCGAACGCCCGCGTGACCAACGAATTGTTTGATGAAATCGACGGCCGGAAAGTACAGGCTGTTACCGGGAGTGACCAAGAGATAATCCGTCCCGGAATCGGTctgaaaataattcacaagTTAGCGTCAACGAAGTCACACGAAAGACACGAAGACATTTTTggaattctctacaaaaatagAGCTCCGATCGTCATTCACCGGTCAAACCACTCACGATGCATTTTTCGACGTGCATCGACGGCCTCGCCGACGGATACAACAGGAATATCAGATTCACTCCTACTCCAATGAGAATACCGTACTCAACGCCGATAATGAGACACAGGAAAAATGTCGCGAACATCGGGATGAGATCTTTCTTACTCGATTTCCACATCAGTTTTACCACTTCGTACTCGATCATGTATATCACCGCACATATTATAACGGCTGCGAGAGATGCTGGGAATCATAATTTTACAAGGAATTAAAATAATGCTGAAAATCACGTTTCCACGCTGAGTTTGAGAGAGATTTTGTTATAAAATGCAGTGGCGAATGACAGAATATTTGAGAAAGTGGAGAGAATTTTGGCACGGTTGGGAACTTTTGTGAATCTGTGATCGTGTGagttttgatttttcgataattatttGAGGAAATTTAATGAAgctaaaaatttgagaactttTTGATTTATTGTGAGAAATTTCATGCAGAATTGCGAGCAAAAGAGAATTTTAATTCCGCCGATAAATTTTACTTCATTTTAAGATATTCTTTAATTTTGCAGACCATTAAATGTTATTGCACGAACCGGGGAGACTCTCCGAGCACGAAAAGACGACGAAACGTGGCGAATTTACTGGACGGATCGAGGAAAGAGGCGGAACGAACCTTTGGGAATGAAGTAAAAGTACGGAGTGAGAAGACTCAGAGCCAAAAGTATGAGTGCGCCGGTATAAAGTCCGCCCATGGGGGTCCTGACGCCACTGGCATGATTGACGGCCGAGCGGCTGAAGCTTCCGGTGACGGGCATCGAGTTGGCGCAGGATCCTAGAACGTTGCAGATCCCAAGGCACAAGAGTTCTTGTGTAGCATCGACGCTTTCGCCGTTGGCGAAGGCTTTGGCGATGGCGACGTTGCCCAGGACGCCGATTATCGGAACGAGCAGGATCGCGGGTCCGAGCTCGGAGCACATTTCGACAAAGTTCAACGTCCGATTGTTCATTTGAGTGGAGAATGGGGGCAAACCGAACGTCGGGAGTCCTGATCTCACGGTACCGGTGAGCACGAACGGTGACCCACCAGATTGCTCCATTTTGTAAGCGAGCGTCGAGCAGGCCACGACGATTATGGCGTTACGGGCGGTCGATATCAGCCAGATGAGTTTGCTCACGAGCAGCTGAGATTTCGTCGGCTTCGCCGCCTCGTCGGAGCATAATTTCACGTCTTTCATTCTCTGCGAACAAATTTCACCGTCGTTTCATCGCAAAGTATTCTTTTACAAGATTAATCTTAATTTTACAGCTACAAAACAGAATCTTCCCCATGGAAAAAGTGCAGAAGCCACGAGAATTCGAATTCCGAAGGATCTTTCATTCGAATTGACAGACTCAATAGCAATTGGTACAAAATCCTCACAGTTGGCCTCGTCGGAAGGAGAGTTGCTCAACAGAGATCAGAGCCCGACCTCGAAACAGCGCTTGccaagaaaaaagcatcgatcACTCGTGACCTTTGAACTGGAAAATCTTGGGAGCCTCGAAGAAGGAGagcaaacgaaaataaaaagggtCTCACCCTGAGCAGCAGAAGGAGGATGATGCACGTCGCGCTCATGCCAGCGTCGCACGGCGACGTGCTGCCAATGTTCTGTACGACTTTGGTAATGGTGTCGACGAAACCGGACGACGATATCTTCAGGCCTAACAGGCCCTTCAATTGAGACGCGACGATTATTACCGAAGTCGCTGATGTGAATCCCACCGTGACCGGTATCGATATAAAATCGATTAGAACGTCtgtggagaaaaatacaaaatgagGAACGAGTCTCCGGGCCGAAGGACGTCGAATCGACACTCGCTGTGCTTCAACTTTTTATAACAACACTCTCTTCGATCgtgataacaaaaaattaccgAGATGTAGACAAGCCATTACGAGCTGCAAGCATCCGGATAGAAATGCTAGGAGAATCGCAAAATCGGGACTTCTCCCTTGTACGTACTCATGAGTCATTATAGCCATCAATGCTGTCGGACCTATTGTGATATCCTTGCAGGAACCAAATACCACGTAAACTATCGCCCCCATAAACGCCGAGTACAGACCATACTGCAAGGGAATTCAGGCAGTTTTGTCAATCAAGTTTTTCTACGGAGAACGTGCCAGTGTCGAAACATCCGACATTTATCGATTACAACAATTCTGAAGctgttgccattttttttaaaaccttGCAAGctgtcaacattttttttagatacGAGAATGAattatggagaaaaaatattcaaatattttattcgatcAATTGGACCGAGTGTTTCGAGGAACGTGAAAATGAGTTACGCGAGTGAAAAGTAATTTTAAAAACGATGCGACTGGTTCGAGCCCCCAATTCGACGGAAAATGAGCCCAATTTTCTCACTGACACACATATTCAATTGCAGACCAGGCTCTTGCTTTTGTCTTGGTGGAAATAATGCTAAATGTGCATTTAGTGAATATTTGGAAACGACGAATGTGcattattaatcattttgaATATTGCACGATAcaaaaaagaatttaaaaaatggaaacgcAAAAGTTTGTGGCTCAAGAAGTTGAGTGTTCGattaaaatcacgtttttccatacgatttcacacaaattttcgaataacaAGTTTCGAGAATGTTCTCATTTGAGTATTTACCTGGGGCTCGAGGCCTGCCAAAATGGCATAAGCGAGTCCTTGCGGCATGACCGTTAAGCCTACGGTCACACCTGCGATGGCATCACTCACGCATTTCTCCATGTTGTATTGTGGCAGCCATCGCCAAATCGGCAGTCTTTTTTCCAGCAATTTTTTGCATCTGTTGTAGCCCGAGGATCCGAGACGTTTTCGtcggtttttttctttttcctcgctcACCATTTTCGCTAGTATCtgaagatgaaaataaaaagaatttttatttcgtccgCCGTTCACTCCGCTCGCTATACGACTCGGGATTCTCAATTTAAAATAATCGTTTCGATCGACCGTCGCTAGGTGGCGAGTCGCGGCGGGCGCTCGCGGTAACGCAGCGTTTCGTCGAGTGCTTCTTTAACCGATCTCGGAGCTCGGAACTTTGTATTTTTACAAGCTTCAAAAAGCAGATGTTAAACTCGATAATTTGGagtgtaaataaaaatttcttcgatattttacatatttttattaatcagtATCGTAATTACTCGTATTCAAATTGAATCTCGTCTCGTCTCTCCCCGATAATGAGTGATTTCGAGCCCACCCTCGATACCGAGCCACTATTTATACCCCCGAAATAATAACAATCATTTGCATGGTTCAATCTACAGAGACAAACTGAAAACAAATGATCTCCGGTCCAATCCTTTATATACCCAATTCCCTACGCTCCACGAGTGTGGTTTCATCGAGAAAAAGTTTCTTCGACCTCCGCAGTGTCtctttttatattattattatcttcGGTTTCTTTTATCCTTCGATCCTGAAAAACACGTGGTTTTGAGACGTAGGAGTTTAACGTGTGAACGGAAACGTGACGTGTCGCAGgctcttgaaaaaagaaaaaattatttcaagttGTCACGTCACCTCAAAAAggaataatcatgtttatCGATTTCTGATAATGTTTATTTTCTATGCTACGATTCTCGAAACGGACGACCAAAATCCTCATTCTTCTGCGTGGAACTTTGTCGTATTTCGTGTGCaactgaaaattgaaattttataaatggaCAGAAAATTATTTGAGTTATTGCGTAAaatgtaaattttcctgatgcCTCGGTAAGTGCAAGCATGAAACTAAATTATTTGGTCTCGATATCGTGAATTTGGAATTCCCATTGAAAGATTGCCCACTGTTACATAATAGTGCAGTtggaattcaaaataaaaagagtgTAGCGCTCTGCCGAGACTACACCGAAGCGTTCACGAACTCTCGACAgctattttcatcatttttctttcaagttACAATTCCATTTAAATTGATATCAAAGTTTATCCTTCTCTGAATTTCTATTTGTCGTATTAAGCATTTTTGTCATAATAATTTCGTTCTTCGTGTCACATTGTCTTCACACTGAACGGTGATTGGAACctacaattttttatcgcttatttttttcttgtcctTTATCATCGTAAATAGCCTTCGATTGTCTCTAATAAACCGTTGTGCGAATTGCGTAACGAGTAACGAGTGAAATTCACGATTCAAGGCCATGTTTCAATAAACTTGAAAGTATTTAAATACGAATCTCAATGTAATCGACTCTGATTTCGACGGAgcaatgacttttttccgTTATTCACCCCTTAATATAACGAATAATCGTAATGTTATAAAACGCTCGATAATTACGACGAAGATTTTGCTCTCATCTCGCGGGTTCACTGGTTTGCACAAAAGTAGGCTTGCACGAGCTACTTTCTCCCTTCGCGTATATTATTTATACCTTTCAACGTATTCACCATATAAAACTGGAATTTGAAATGCTGATGacttatttttgaaaaatctttcgagtcTCAATAGTGAgagctttaaaaaaaattggtcatttttttttttcgaaatttaaaaGAATCTCGAGCACTCGTTGCATTATTACCTTTTGGGAGGATTGTTTTATCactagaaaatattttcttgaataaaaattattattgcatacgaaaaaaaatgtatttagcCCACTGTGGAATACTTGGAAAAGAGAACTTAGTTCAggaggtaattttttcaacattctttCGTTGAAACATGAGCTCTTTCTTCGGGTCAAATAACAATATCGATCGTTGGACAATTACTATAATAGGAaatatcatgaatttcgaTCATTCATCGTTTACGATGATAAGTAATGTCggttgcttttttttatttaattttatttcttaaaACTTCTTTGAACAGCTGCACTAgtagtttttttctctgtgtGCGAACCAGTCCCTGCATGAAGTCGAGAAAGGGTGGGTAAGAAGTGTAAGAGAAAAAACCAGCTTACTATGGACGGAAGTACCGACTTACTGACGTCACtgcattttattattattgtatttttattcaaattacgAAGAAAAACAACGTAATcacaatatataaattcagCACATACGGAAAGGAAAGAGAATCCTTGAAAGAATAAGGACCGTAATTTGCGACAGCAAAGAAACTGCCGGCTGGTTGGGCCAACCACCGTTGACTGATGTATACGAGAATTTCTCCGGTGCCAGCGATCCCTACTTAGCTTTACATTCCTGCCGTTAGTGTTGGCCGTGGCGCTAGTTTACGGTCACTGAGCTATCCTACCCTTTTTACCCCCACTAATATTCTCGAAGTGTACTTTCGATTAAACGATTAATCGACGGCACCTGTAAAATTGTGTACGTGTATTCCTATATATAAATGGCAATTgtgagaaatttccaagtttatCATTCGATTGGATTTTGGGCGAGATTCATCTAGGGACTCTGTTTAAAAGTGCGTGAAAGTTAGTTGAACAACAAACGAAAACATTTATACGTTGTTCATTGAACATGAAATTAATCGTTCTTTTCTCATACTtcaatgcaattttttcataagaaaATTTAGGAGAATGACAATTTTTATAGTGATTGAATTAATCGCTCAACCGGCATACAGCGCCAACTTGCTGCGCTTGCGCACAGCTCGACAAAGACCGGTCATCGAGCGCGCTCTTCCTAGGCGCGATAAGCCAAACAAATCACAAAATTCCTTCGCGGTATCGGGTTGaaacaaagagagaaaaaaaacaacgatacGCAGTGTGGCTGGCGCATTAGCCGGTCGTTCGTTGTTTTACTACGTGCCGTGGTACGTATCATCTTAACAATTATTTAACAAAGTTGTCGTGTATAGTTCGAGGCGGATAAGGATCCCGAATCAACAAAAACATTGCACGTTCTTTCCTCacctcgaaatttattattaactTCAGAGCATGTCCAAATTACGCGATgtcaaaaagaaaagaaaaagaaaattggaaaaattacaaTTGCCTGATAACCCTCGAGTTAATCAAGATGATGTACGTTATTTTGTCCTGATCGCATGCTTGTTAAATACTATTAAAACATGCGTGTCTTTATTTTACGCGATTGCGTCGTGTGCGATGACCTTCAGCGGCGTTTTTCGATTcaaccgattttttttattcgttccgcCTCGTCCAGAAAACCAAAAGATGGTTTCGAACGAACGAAATTCCGCGTGCAACAACGAAGTCGTCGGGGCAGAGAACTTGATTACCAAATTTCATAGTATGAATTGGCTCAAGAGTCCGGCCATTCCGTATGTTCGGCttatcatgtttttttcttatcactCACAAACTAATCTGTTCAGTTAGCAATATTCTGTTATCATTTTGACAGCTCATTTTGCCCAGAGGCGTAATAGTACCATTCTGAAACTGAAATTCTTCGTTTCCCACAGGCATCGCATAATCTCTCACGAAGAAATGGCTAATGGTAGAAAAGGAAAAGCACGTGGAAGGAATCGGACAGCTCAACAGAATAGATCACTCTCGGATAATGATCCGGGATCATCCAATACCGTCTGGAACGGTAACAAAAAACTTGGAGAAAGCTTGTTTCGCAAAGCGAATGCTGCTACTACGACTGAGGCTGAATCTGATGAAGATATGAAGAAGGCTATGGAAGAAAGCAGGAAGTTATATGAGGAAAATAATCGGAAGATTGCAAATCTTACTATTGCGGACGATGACGATATCGACAGAAAGTCGGATGACGATGGGTTTTGGTAAGAAATTGGAATCATTTagaattttgacattttatACGCTGTGTTTTacattaatttttcaagttattAATCACTTGATTTTTGcaattgtacaattttttaaacactCATTTTAACACAATATGGTGAGTTTCGATACTCGCTATCTATATATCTGggtatttgtttttctttgtaattctcataataaataaagaaacaaatataaatttgaaatctgtagttttttttgttattttgcaATTACctcaaattgttatttttacttttgcaACGCGTTCGTTTTTCACTAACTTGTCATATTTACAAATCTGGGCATTCGAATTGTTcacaattcattattttatgatttgtgacatttcaaattttaacaaattcaCAATCTTCAGATTTCCTTGTACctattttttttacgtatATGTCAAATTTGCGAAGCCCAATTTTCGAAACGCTATTGTCCAACAactaatttgtttttctttattcaggACCAAGAAGCAAAGTAATTTGCCAGATCCAGAACCAGAAGAATCTGCAAAACCATCCGATACGAACAATAACGCATCCGCGAAAACCGTGATTGAAATACACAACCCTCCTCCGGGACGATCGATTACTGCGAGAAAATCTAGCTTCGTTGGAGGGagcgtcaaaaaaatcgaggaggcGACCTGCAGCAGGAATGGAATAGAGTCCAGGGGACGCGGAAGAGCGAATACGAGCAGTTCCGAGACAGCGAGAGGAGGGATCCAGAAATTTGCGACAATCGGTCGAGGTTCGCAAATCAGCGAACCACATTCGAGTATGAATCAGCAAAAAGAAAGATTTCAGAGTACCCTGAACTCCACCAATTCGGAAGAACCAGAAAATTGCAATTCTCATCGTAATGAATTCAGGCCGCAAAATAATCACGCAACAAACAGGTACAGTCAACCCAAGGAATATCCGTACAATCCGAGACGAGAAAATAATACGAGATATCGTTACGTCAAAGGACAGTCGCGAGTTGAGCGAGAAAGTGAGGAAAATCTGTCCAAAAACGACAATGAGATCGAAGCTATCCCAGAGAAATTTTCGTCATCCCACGAACGTTTGGAATCCCGGAAATCCAATCACGATGTTTCAGATAAAAATTTGCACAGAGAAGAACAACCTCCACAATTGAGAATTTTACAAAAGAGTGAAAACTCCGAAGCCTGTGAAAACGCTCTCAAACAATCGGAGAAACTTCGTTTGCAAGGATTCAGATCGAGATTGAACGGACCACGTCCCGACGACGAAGACATTCCATCAACGTCAAAACCAGAAGTTACCATTGCGACCAGTGTCGTTGACAATCTTGCAGAAAAATCGGCACCTCCTAAAAGTTTCACGCCAATGCACAATCCTCCTCCGGGATTCGTTGAAAATCAACCTTATTACCATCAGAACGAACCTCCCAGTAGCTATATAGCTGCCCGCCAAAGCTCGCAACCGTTGTATGATAACTTGGCTCATTACGATCCTTTGCTTTATCGACTTCTTCTGCAAAAACAGAGAGAAGATTATCTTTCGTCTCCGCAACGCCAAGTTTTCGAGAGTTACAAGAATTATCAGCCGGAGGAAGCACAAGAAGCAGCGGTACAAACTCCAATACCGGAAGAGCCCAGTTTCGTTTATACATTCCCCGCGCCATCGGATTATGTGATATTACACTCGCCTCATGATCCAGAAAATCCACTTTTCGTGCACCGGAGTCAACTAGGATTGATCAATCAGTTACCGGGAGAAGGTTACTATTGCCCTGAACGTGCTATGATCGCCGAAAATTCTTCGCCGAGCAACATTGTTTTTGTCGATAGCAGGCCAAACATTCAAATGGCAAACGAATCAGCAACGCTACGCGGTACCGCACCATCTCATCGTACTCGAATTCCGATTTTACAGACTCAGAACCTAAGTTTTCAGGCAGCACAGTTCCAAGAGCCATCATATGACGTGCCTCGTGACGGTCTCATCCCATCGCAGTGCAGACTTTTATCGAACCACGTGCGAGGACCTCCGGGATATCCGGCGACCCGCCCTGCTGTGCCGGCTAACATGATCCCACGAATCGTAACGACGCCTCGTGGTTTGGAACCAGGCCCTCGCCCgagaaccaattttcatggacAAGTATCACCTCTGATGACCCAATACGACGAAGCTTCGAACTTTGGCAACGAACATTTCGATTATTCACACGGTAGCAATAGAGTTCCGGGACCTTACAGGGCATCTTTCAATCAAGATACTCGTCAGCAGCATCAAACGGGACAACGTTCATATTCAAACGTGGAAGGAAGACGAGAAAAATTTCAGCAACAAACGCGTTAAGAGAACATTTCACTTTTTGAATTTGTCGAAGTTTGCATCCTTGGTAGGGGTCAcaaagtcttttttttttcagtattttaatATCGTCGAGAATTTGAGAGTCTCTCGAAATTTAAACAGCTGCAAATAGAACTCGACGATTAAGCAAAAATGATGGTTCGTGCTGCTTTCCAAAGGTGCAAACTTTGTGAACTTTAACTTCGTTCCTTGTGCCAAAGACTGTACAGGATTTCAaccaaattcatttttcttttcttttcttttcgtttaatttttctCCTCGCCGAAGACGAATTAATGTATACGGCAACGATTTTATACTCCTATATAGAATTCTTAGATcgctatttttctcattcccttGTTAAGAGAGTTTACGTGCAGTTGCGACATGCAAACGCTTAAACTATTGTGGCTCCAGATACTTTGCATTTAAAGtaatattcctttttctcgatgACATTACTATCATTTAccagtttattaatttttctttatgcTTCATTTGAAATTTACGGAATGTTATGAACcatcaattttccaaaaatttttcacacttgcttttttgtttctcattttatttttttctcctgacACTCGTTTCATTACATTTTCCCAAAGTAGAGAGtctgaaaaatgacgaaaattccactttcattgaattatttttttctttttcgttgttaaaaaaacgatttgctTTATATGTTTCGTTAAATGCAATGTGCCTCTTCGTAATAAACAATCGAAATGCGCTCTTCGATGACTATAAAATTAACTGACTCGAAAAGTTAATCAAGTGCctcaatgaaagaaaaattttgtgatTCTACGCACGATAGTGCCACTTTTCCAAAGCTATCCAAGCAATGATCATATCAGAGCAAAACATGCTTCGAGCTTTTGTGATGGAATTTCCACAAAGTGCGTTCACGATTAAAAGAATAAGTCTACGTACTTTTTCGAGCCCAGACCATAAAATGGTCGCGTGATTTGCTTCAGtatataaaatattaataGTTATGTAagagatataaatatattttaacgTGGAGGCATGACGACATTTATCTACGGGAAAATGAATGCTTCTTCGAGTTCGTTGAAAACGGAGCTTTGTGAACGAAAGCTAAGAAAAACGACGtgtattattttcttttttatataaataaaacctctACCAAATCGAGAGCAGCGTTTGttgtggaaaatttttatgagaatGTCAGGAGTTTGGTTTTATGATTGCaggaaatattagaaaaaaatcttgaatagTGTAGATGATTTTTCAAAGGCAAAGATTCATCGAATCTGGCAAAACCATGAATATTGTATACAAAGAAAGTGAAACTTCATTAATTTCAGTACAAAAtattattcatctttttttctaaCACATGAACAATCTTTTAAATCGTCAAAATAATTGTCTTTTAGGGAAAAATATCACGAGGCATTCTGAATTTATCACTGTTCAGAGATCAGTGCTGGAAATGTTTGGCTGTTTAGTCCTGTCGATATTCCTCGAATCGATGCCTTCCGTTACTGCATTGAGCTTGGGAGTCGTTCCAATTTGTCTCAGTATTGTCAATAATTCCAAATCCGAGTGTGCTGTCAATATCGGATCTTTCACGAGCTTTTGCAAGTTCTGTGAGAGTTGATTGGTCGGATTGAAAAGAATGAGATAGCCATTTTCCTTGGTCAAATCGTCGATAACTTCGCTGAGACCCTGTGAAAAAAAGCTCAAATTGAAAACCGttgactggaaatattttttgcgtCCAAAAAGCAAAACTTGGTTTTCTCACTTGCAATGCTGTAAAGTCAATCTTATCAATGTGTTTACAGTCCAACACTATTTTTGGTGGATCGACTAAGTTTTTTAGATTGTTTCGAGGCTTGTCGAACAAGCTTTTCGTCACTCGGGTTTTAAGGTAACTCACTGCCGGAAATTGCAGACCACCACTTGGTCTGACCAAAACGTAACATGCTGCAGCTGTCTGAAAAGGGTGGTTGAACGACAAAAAGTTACAAAGAATGTCAATAATCCAGAAAACTGCttaattcttcatttctttttacAGGAGGATGTCAAAGCAACGATTTCTCACGTATCGGTCTTCGATATGGATTTTTGGTCGGGCACTGAAATACGCCAGAATTCCAATGTCCACGGCCACTCCGATGAGAATACCCAACTCGACAGAAGCGAAAAGGCAGGCGAGGAAAGTCACCAGAGCAGGTAGAAGATCTCGTTCTATCCGTTAAACAAAATCgacagaaaaaaagtcatcgatTGTTGTTAATTGTCGGAAGTTCCTGAGCcttgattttatttattttggcaAAAGTGGTGAAATTgacgataatttgaaaaatactctttggatgcttattttgaaagttttttgtatttttttcaacctttttcttcgttttatacattttttatcgtcTACATTCGTTTTGGTCATACGACATCGTCTTCGctaagaaaaaacgaagaataatCGATCGTTAATATCACAAACGGGAAACATTTTATGGTGAAGACAAAATTTGGAGAGTTTTTGACTCGTTTTAAGGTTTCAATTCAGCAAAATATTTGAACAATCTGCCTCGTCTCGAGTGCTCACTGCATCGAAACTTTATACTCACTAGAACTTCTCCATAGGGGCTGAAGAATACTGAATTCGACCATAAATACAACAGCGCATATTATAACCGAGCTCAATGTTGCTCGTGGAATGTAATAGAAATAAGGAGTGAGGAAGGTCAGCGCCAACATGACCAGAAGACCTGTAAAGTGCCGCATAAATTAGGACTCTCGAAGACCAATCGTGGGATGGAAATGCTCAGGATTCTGAAAAGACGGCTGAGACCTGTGTAAAGCCCGCCCATAGGCGTTCTGACACCCGATGCATTGCTGACGGCGCTTCTGGAAAAAGATCCTGAAACTGGCATCGAGCGGAAGAACGATCCAACAACGTTGCAGAGACCCAAAGTTAGCATTTCTTGTGTTGCGTCCATGGTCTGTCCACGTGCTTTAAAAagtgaatgaaaatgagaaaagaatttcgttgcttaaatattttttaaaaatgctgATTCAATGAATGTTTGAAATCAACGCAACTGGAAAATTCGtagaaaaactttttaaaaatgcCCAAATTTATGTTAGTCTGTAATCTAAATTGTTCCTGTTTAAAAACTTACAGAAAGCTTTGGCAATGGCGACGTTCGCAATGAGGGAAATAATAGGCACAACGATTATTCCACTTCCTATGTGTGAAATCATTTCGGGGAAGCTGACGGTGTCGTTTCCGCGGACGAAGGAGAACGGCGGTGATTCCACACTCGGAAAACCTTTTTCCACGTGTCCGGTGAGTAAAAATGGTGCGCCTTCTGGTTGGCAATGTATTTCGTAGTAATACGATATTCCGGCGCTTATAATGACGACAATTGCGTTTCTGCCGATTCCCAACAGCCAGAATAATTTACTCATCATTCGGCTCGATGTTTTCAAATCTTTGAGACTCTGGGAAAA includes the following:
- the LOC122413745 gene encoding sodium-independent sulfate anion transporter; this translates as MVSEEKEKNRRKRLGSSGYNRCKKLLEKRLPIWRWLPQYNMEKCVSDAIAGVTVGLTVMPQGLAYAILAGLEPQYGLYSAFMGAIVYVVFGSCKDITIGPTALMAIMTHEYVQGRSPDFAILLAFLSGCLQLVMACLHLDVLIDFISIPVTVGFTSATSVIIVASQLKGLLGLKISSSGFVDTITKVVQNIGSTSPCDAGMSATCIILLLLLRRMKDVKLCSDEAAKPTKSQLLVSKLIWLISTARNAIIVVACSTLAYKMEQSGGSPFVLTGTVRSGLPTFGLPPFSTQMNNRTLNFVEMCSELGPAILLVPIIGVLGNVAIAKAFANGESVDATQELLCLGICNVLGSCANSMPVTGSFSRSAVNHASGVRTPMGGLYTGALILLALSLLTPYFYFIPKASLAAVIICAVIYMIEYEVVKLMWKSSKKDLIPMFATFFLCLIIGVEYGILIGVGVNLIFLLYPSARPSMHVEKCITDSGTDYLLVTPGNSLYFPAVDFIKQFVGHAGVREGSSQLPVVVDCRYVLGADFTAAKGMAALINEFNNRKQALYFYNPRAEVVAVLRGACGEEFQQVSSQEELSYLLKPRSGTNTHQQLLPMKINESLEPLSKSNPELYHRFSYTNCHELREVTTSLLPAAVS